The window GCACCCGCACTTCACGGGGACGTTCGCGACCCACTACTACGTCAGCCCCGACCAGTACTTCTACCGCGTGCCCGAGGGCGTGGGCGACAAGGCGGCCGCGAGCGCGAACTGTGCACTCTCGCAGGTCCTCTTCGGCTTCGACGAAGTCGGACTGAGCCACGACGACACCGTCGTGGTGCAGGGTGCGGGCGGACTCGGACTGAACGCGCTCGCCGTCGCGACCGAGAGCGGGGCCGAGACCATCGTCATCGACGGGGTCGAGCAACGTCTCGACCTGGCGCGGCGGTTCGGGGCCGACCACACCATCGACATGGACGAGTACGGAACCGTCGAGGAACGCGCCGAGCGAGTCCGTGAGTTGACCGGCGGGCTCGGGGCGGACGTCGCCGTCGAGGTCACCGGCGTCCCCGACGCGTTCAGCGAGGGAATCGAACTACTCCGGAAGGGCGGGCGCTACCTCGAGATGGGGAACATCGTGCCCGGCGAGACGACCGACTTCGACCCGGGGAAGATGACGCGCAAATCCATCGACGTCGTCTCGACGATGCGCTACGACCCGTGGTACCTCCGCGAGGCGCTCGAATTCCTGGCGGTTCACGAGGACGACTACCCGTTCGCGGACCTGCTCGACGCCGACTTCGCGCTCGACGACGTTCAGGAGGCGCTTCGGGCGTCCAACGACCGCAGCGTGACGCGGGGCTCGCTGGTTCCCGAGCGCGACTGAGCCGCCGAGTCGTCCGATGGAGTCACGGGAGTATCACGCAAAGCGGTTCACCACGTCGCGGCGGGCGACCCGAGCGGG is drawn from Halococcus salsus and contains these coding sequences:
- a CDS encoding zinc-binding dehydrogenase; translation: MPSTTPGRVVSLESPKVAETNSYELPTPEPGAVLTEVVRANICGSELHIWSGNHPLITDGSLGHEALCRVVELGDGVTTDRAGEPIEEGDYIAPAYFITCGECAYCGRGQFGQCANAYREWSKNPTEHPHFTGTFATHYYVSPDQYFYRVPEGVGDKAAASANCALSQVLFGFDEVGLSHDDTVVVQGAGGLGLNALAVATESGAETIVIDGVEQRLDLARRFGADHTIDMDEYGTVEERAERVRELTGGLGADVAVEVTGVPDAFSEGIELLRKGGRYLEMGNIVPGETTDFDPGKMTRKSIDVVSTMRYDPWYLREALEFLAVHEDDYPFADLLDADFALDDVQEALRASNDRSVTRGSLVPERD